The proteins below are encoded in one region of Candidatus Binatus sp.:
- a CDS encoding HNH endonuclease gives MADRVTMLSALSKEERSTLEKRLAERQSGKCFICDKPIDLLLHQGQLDVDHIIPLSEVGPDEENNFAIVHLSCNRSKGASDLRVARRMAEFDRLQIEAQEQGLRGANLGNVLQRYGGSKAKLRLKRRPEHVDFVLSEIGRPEIQSVPLYKDSLSGMEYFFALMPLEYLHHDDRINPRSIGSNVRGLIEEFMKKRPQLHIALAWWAPEPDGASLLKVFDGQHKAAAQILLGVKELPVRVFVQPDTNVLLQANTNAGDKLRQVAFDTAVIRHLGSSLFVERIRQYQTMKGFREDHYGFSERDLVAFFRGEHREMQRYIVDSVRDQITHSTENRLKEFIEWSGKGADRPLAYSTIERTFFAEFVYKNALDSPIDEGVERGENPRFLERDQLIRLMNLFADVFFVGQWDPETGGRKIEYQVQKGTLIAEPHLRAWRMAREEVVGAILQWVRLVVEHYFAWTGQMTNKERLFQKKFPEDLWRRIELFLSNLAMLPCWIDKHLSQTVFGAKQNREFWLQVFKTGASPAGVAVLACPLDLNQMIQETSEARKGIAA, from the coding sequence ATGGCCGATCGTGTGACAATGCTTTCAGCGCTCAGCAAGGAAGAAAGGTCTACCCTTGAAAAGCGCCTCGCCGAACGTCAGTCGGGGAAGTGTTTTATCTGTGACAAACCAATCGACCTGCTCCTCCATCAGGGTCAACTCGACGTTGACCATATTATTCCCTTGTCGGAAGTCGGGCCCGATGAGGAGAACAATTTTGCTATAGTCCACCTCTCTTGTAACCGAAGTAAGGGAGCCTCGGACCTGAGAGTAGCCCGCCGTATGGCCGAATTCGATCGACTACAGATCGAAGCCCAAGAGCAAGGTTTGCGAGGCGCAAACTTAGGAAATGTGCTTCAGCGTTATGGCGGTTCTAAAGCGAAGCTTCGACTCAAGCGACGACCAGAGCACGTCGACTTTGTGCTAAGTGAAATTGGTCGGCCTGAGATTCAATCTGTGCCACTATACAAAGACTCGCTAAGTGGCATGGAGTATTTTTTCGCGCTCATGCCGCTTGAGTACCTTCATCACGACGATCGAATCAATCCCAGAAGTATCGGGTCAAATGTTCGTGGACTCATAGAAGAGTTCATGAAAAAACGTCCTCAACTTCACATCGCCCTCGCTTGGTGGGCTCCCGAGCCAGATGGAGCGAGCCTTTTAAAGGTATTTGATGGACAACATAAGGCTGCCGCGCAGATTCTGCTCGGCGTCAAGGAGTTGCCGGTCCGAGTGTTCGTTCAGCCCGACACCAATGTCTTGTTGCAAGCAAACACAAATGCAGGCGATAAGCTCCGTCAAGTGGCCTTTGATACGGCGGTAATCAGGCACTTAGGTAGTTCGTTGTTCGTCGAGCGGATACGTCAATACCAGACAATGAAGGGCTTCAGAGAGGATCACTACGGTTTCAGTGAGCGAGATCTCGTTGCCTTCTTTCGCGGCGAACACCGGGAAATGCAGCGGTACATTGTTGATTCGGTACGCGATCAGATAACCCACAGTACGGAGAATCGACTCAAGGAATTCATAGAGTGGTCGGGCAAGGGAGCTGATAGACCACTCGCATACAGCACGATCGAGCGCACCTTTTTCGCCGAATTTGTCTACAAGAACGCGTTGGACAGTCCCATCGACGAGGGCGTCGAACGTGGCGAGAACCCTCGTTTTTTGGAACGAGATCAACTCATCCGGCTAATGAACTTATTCGCTGACGTGTTCTTCGTAGGCCAATGGGATCCCGAGACAGGAGGGAGGAAGATCGAGTACCAGGTTCAGAAGGGCACGTTGATTGCCGAACCGCATCTCAGAGCTTGGAGAATGGCTCGAGAGGAAGTTGTGGGCGCGATCCTGCAATGGGTCAGGCTGGTAGTTGAACACTACTTTGCCTGGACGGGGCAAATGACGAACAAGGAAAGACTCTTTCAGAAGAAATTTCCAGAGGATCTGTGGAGACGAATAGAACTCTTCCTCAGCAATCTTGCGATGCTGCCCTGTTGGATAGATAAGCACCTGAGTCAGACGGTGTTCGGCGCTAAGCAAAATCGCGAGTTTTGGCTACAGGTCTTTAAGACGGGAGCCTCGCCCGCAGGCGTAGCAGTTTTGGCGTGTCCGTTAGATTTGAATCAAATGATTCAAGAAACGTCCGAAGCGCGAAAGGGCATTGCAGCGTGA
- a CDS encoding IS1595 family transposase encodes MQTQDAFDKRFPDENACREYLKKMRWPDGVKCPRCGHDKVYELKARPFNWVCKSGKESVNKSTGEVLTCNKKNGYRFSVITHTVFENTKRPLVSWFKIGYLMLVSKKGISALQLHRMMFGSKHLDNYHTTWCQCMRLRGAMRDSEWEQLMGEVEIDEVYLGGKEKNKHKGKRVGNWASQGKTEVIGAIARKGNIVCQMVEEADFSTYDNFVRKTVSGRVNLIATDETFRYRHLRSLGFPHEIVTHKREEYVRGKVHTQNIESFWSLLRRGVMGTYHKMSRDYLPLYLSEFTFRHNRRHDDDPFAELISNA; translated from the coding sequence ATGCAGACACAAGACGCATTCGATAAACGCTTCCCGGACGAGAACGCTTGCCGCGAGTATCTGAAAAAGATGCGCTGGCCCGATGGCGTGAAATGCCCGCGCTGTGGCCACGACAAGGTTTACGAGCTAAAGGCTCGCCCGTTCAATTGGGTATGCAAGAGCGGCAAAGAGAGCGTGAACAAATCGACGGGCGAAGTTCTGACCTGCAACAAAAAGAACGGCTATCGATTCAGCGTCATCACGCACACGGTATTCGAGAACACCAAGCGCCCGCTCGTGTCGTGGTTCAAAATCGGCTACCTGATGCTGGTCTCGAAAAAGGGCATCAGCGCGTTGCAACTGCATCGCATGATGTTCGGCTCGAAGCATCTCGATAACTACCACACGACTTGGTGCCAGTGCATGAGACTTCGCGGCGCGATGCGGGATTCTGAATGGGAACAGCTAATGGGCGAAGTCGAGATCGATGAGGTCTATCTTGGCGGCAAGGAAAAGAACAAGCACAAGGGCAAGCGCGTCGGCAATTGGGCTTCGCAAGGCAAGACCGAAGTGATCGGAGCCATCGCCCGCAAAGGCAACATCGTGTGCCAAATGGTCGAGGAAGCGGATTTCAGCACGTATGACAATTTCGTGCGCAAGACCGTATCCGGTCGAGTGAACCTGATCGCGACCGATGAGACGTTCCGCTATCGGCACCTGCGCTCGCTCGGATTCCCGCATGAGATCGTCACGCACAAGCGAGAAGAATACGTGCGCGGCAAGGTGCACACGCAGAATATCGAGTCGTTCTGGTCGCTCCTGCGGCGCGGCGTCATGGGCACGTATCACAAGATGTCCCGCGACTATCTGCCTCTGTATTTGAGCGAGTTCACGTTCCGCCATAACCGGCGGCACGATGATGATCCGTTTGCTGAACTCATATCAAACGCGTAG
- a CDS encoding MATE family efflux transporter, whose product MTSRAGTGELLKVMSEFPEVVPEIGEQRIAVTLPPIGRIRAEVWALAWPVILSFGLDSILGLASMLMVGRLGAEAVGAVGLATQILGAVRAGIAAVGTGTVALVARYIGAGDRNSAEEVLKQSVIFGVIVSTVIAIPVIVFARPLMSLFQVQGQMADMGARYLQVVMLSEPFQGIFLMCASALRGAGDTRTPLWIGGIIDVVAIFFNYVLIFGKLGFPALGVDGSAVATLLAIAIGGLLFFWALSIDGMVLNFRWHRLWPDLGLGRRILSVGNPAALEQLIIQFGFVAYVAFVARYGPKEVAAYFIGVRILALSFLPGFGFSAASATLVGQGLGANDPAFARKAGWESTRMAVVMMTALGLVFLLFARQIAALFISDKEVIEYTVQFMYALAAAQPLMAIDWTITGALRGAGDSRYPLWGSLAGFYGMRLLVTILISYYGGSTVWIWWSLIADYVVRSALKSWRFSTRHWETIEV is encoded by the coding sequence TTGACTAGCCGGGCCGGTACTGGCGAACTGCTCAAAGTCATGTCCGAGTTTCCCGAAGTAGTTCCCGAGATCGGCGAACAGCGGATTGCGGTGACGCTGCCGCCGATCGGCCGAATCCGCGCCGAGGTATGGGCGCTCGCATGGCCGGTGATTCTGTCGTTCGGACTGGATTCGATACTCGGGCTCGCCTCGATGCTGATGGTGGGGCGCCTCGGCGCGGAGGCGGTCGGCGCGGTCGGCCTGGCGACGCAGATTCTCGGCGCCGTGCGCGCGGGTATCGCGGCGGTCGGCACCGGCACGGTCGCGCTGGTGGCGCGCTATATCGGCGCGGGCGATCGCAATAGCGCCGAGGAAGTGCTGAAGCAATCGGTCATCTTCGGCGTGATCGTTTCGACCGTCATCGCGATTCCGGTGATCGTGTTTGCGCGTCCGCTGATGAGCCTCTTTCAGGTGCAGGGCCAGATGGCCGACATGGGCGCGCGCTATCTGCAAGTGGTGATGCTGTCGGAACCGTTCCAGGGAATCTTTCTGATGTGCGCGTCGGCGTTGCGCGGCGCCGGCGATACGCGCACGCCGCTCTGGATCGGCGGCATCATCGACGTGGTCGCGATTTTCTTCAACTACGTGTTGATTTTCGGCAAGCTCGGATTTCCGGCGCTCGGCGTCGACGGCTCCGCGGTGGCGACGCTGCTCGCGATCGCGATCGGAGGGCTGCTTTTCTTCTGGGCGCTATCGATCGACGGAATGGTGCTGAACTTCAGATGGCATCGGCTGTGGCCCGACCTCGGGCTCGGCCGGCGAATCCTTAGCGTCGGCAATCCGGCGGCGCTCGAGCAATTGATCATCCAGTTCGGCTTCGTCGCTTACGTCGCGTTCGTCGCACGCTACGGGCCGAAAGAAGTGGCGGCGTACTTCATCGGCGTGCGGATTCTCGCGCTGTCGTTTCTGCCGGGCTTCGGCTTCTCGGCCGCGTCGGCGACGCTGGTGGGGCAGGGACTCGGCGCCAACGATCCGGCGTTTGCGCGCAAGGCGGGATGGGAATCCACCCGCATGGCAGTCGTGATGATGACGGCGCTCGGCCTGGTGTTTCTGCTGTTCGCGCGTCAGATTGCGGCGCTCTTCATCAGCGACAAGGAGGTAATCGAGTACACCGTCCAGTTCATGTATGCGCTGGCGGCGGCGCAACCGCTGATGGCGATCGATTGGACGATTACCGGCGCGCTGCGCGGCGCGGGCGATTCGCGCTATCCGCTATGGGGCTCGCTCGCGGGCTTTTACGGGATGCGGCTGCTGGTCACGATTCTGATTTCATACTACGGCGGCAGTACCGTGTGGATCTGGTGGTCGCTGATTGCGGACTACGTGGTGAGGTCGGCGCTGAAATCGTGGCGCTTCAGCACCCGCCATTGGGAAACAATCGAGGTGTGA
- a CDS encoding ATP-binding protein, which translates to MIEQIRIDDAESKRILDLEESHYLDLKSADIAPAKLTEAVSAFANTAGGELFIGIDEADHNGRKIRHWRGFSDVEEANNHIQVIEAMSPLGTHYRATFLAADGRSGYVLQLIIFKTKDILYASDGVAYVRRGAQKQSVKGEEALHRLRLDKGIVSFEDETLNLDPKLITNSVAIIEFMLNVVPTGEPDTWIAKQNLVAEGKPTVAGLLLFADEPQAALPKRSAIKLFRYKTKEAEGNRESLAFDPLTIEGPLDQQIREAVARTKKLVEGINRLGPNGLESVTYPHETLHEIITNAVLHRDYSIAADVQVRIYDNRIEVESPGRLPGHVTKENILDEQSARNPKIVRLINKFPDAPNKDVGEGLNTAFEAMKKLRLKEPVIEESEHSVTINIRHTPLASAHDTVIAYLENNDEITNMIARDLTGIRSENSMKSVFLSLKDRGLIEPVPGKTIGGKAAWRKTKPKKR; encoded by the coding sequence ATGATTGAACAGATTAGAATCGACGACGCTGAATCGAAGCGCATTCTTGATTTAGAGGAAAGTCACTATCTAGACCTCAAAAGCGCCGACATAGCGCCCGCGAAACTGACGGAAGCTGTCTCCGCATTCGCGAACACTGCGGGTGGAGAACTCTTCATTGGCATCGATGAAGCGGATCATAACGGCAGAAAGATACGTCACTGGCGTGGATTTTCTGATGTCGAGGAGGCGAACAACCACATTCAGGTAATTGAGGCGATGTCGCCCTTGGGAACGCATTACCGAGCGACCTTTCTGGCGGCTGATGGGCGTTCCGGCTACGTACTACAACTTATAATTTTCAAGACAAAGGATATCTTGTACGCGAGCGACGGCGTCGCCTATGTCCGTCGCGGTGCTCAAAAACAGTCGGTCAAAGGCGAAGAGGCTCTGCACCGGCTGCGACTGGATAAGGGCATTGTATCGTTCGAGGACGAAACCCTAAACCTGGATCCGAAGCTGATAACCAATTCGGTTGCGATCATTGAGTTCATGCTGAATGTTGTGCCTACTGGAGAGCCGGATACGTGGATCGCAAAGCAAAATCTCGTTGCTGAAGGAAAACCCACGGTGGCCGGTCTTCTCCTCTTTGCCGACGAGCCACAGGCTGCACTTCCGAAGCGGTCGGCGATCAAACTTTTCAGATACAAGACCAAGGAGGCCGAGGGAAATCGCGAATCGTTAGCGTTTGATCCTCTGACGATCGAAGGGCCACTAGACCAGCAGATTAGAGAAGCGGTCGCGAGAACCAAGAAATTGGTCGAAGGTATCAACCGTTTAGGACCGAACGGCTTGGAGTCGGTAACCTATCCGCACGAGACGCTTCACGAGATCATTACGAATGCGGTCCTGCATAGGGACTACAGCATCGCAGCCGATGTTCAAGTGCGGATATATGACAATCGCATCGAAGTTGAGAGCCCCGGTCGGCTTCCGGGTCATGTAACCAAAGAGAATATTTTGGATGAGCAATCGGCTCGGAATCCGAAGATCGTCCGGTTAATCAACAAGTTTCCGGACGCTCCGAACAAGGACGTTGGAGAGGGATTGAATACCGCTTTCGAGGCAATGAAAAAATTGAGGCTAAAGGAACCGGTCATCGAGGAAAGCGAGCACTCGGTGACGATCAATATTCGGCACACTCCTTTGGCTTCGGCTCATGACACGGTTATCGCTTACCTGGAAAACAATGACGAAATAACAAACATGATAGCGCGCGACCTGACCGGTATCCGATCGGAAAATTCAATGAAAAGCGTGTTCCTATCTCTCAAGGATCGCGGACTGATTGAACCGGTTCCCGGAAAAACTATCGGTGGAAAAGCCGCTTGGCGAAAGACCAAGCCGAAAAAACGCTGA
- a CDS encoding glycosyltransferase family 39 protein, which translates to MDSANAAASAGITAPSRAGSSRRAMQIFAAILIVAAALYSFHLGKDALGASEAYSAWAASKPGVAAIVRTPVMDDPGKQVFYYAVLHYYTRIFGLSEVALRSMSATLAVVSLLLIFALGRQMFDAETGVAAAAIWAFNPLAIVFAQTARMYPMFIAISLAHLLTLIRVRSRPSTARAIGCGVLGAAMPYTHMAGLLIVGAEAAMLLRDFTRGRRDPMVWLAMAIALGLFLPYVPVAARQSHDLMYGHSLDYLGPAYNYSLTDKVAALAIAAGFGLWLIFGRAVEKDRDEPLRWLVTWAAIPTLAFVIGSIVLHPMFNPRYLSPGIAATSILVAGGIGAWSIKWRNLLAAGFALLCLILSPFARAKPQPWRELARQVAAGGPAEPVFFESGFVSNGRTANEPSAGFPFGYYSVVFNYYFRGPNPRVAVPGYDPQSARATIESRVSAAGGGWLASWKDGDSVRSELPDAKNFKIVETHREPDLGIYRITPAPR; encoded by the coding sequence ATGGATAGCGCGAACGCGGCCGCATCGGCCGGGATCACAGCGCCGTCTCGGGCGGGATCGTCGCGGCGTGCGATGCAGATCTTCGCGGCGATTCTGATCGTAGCGGCCGCCCTCTATTCCTTTCACCTCGGCAAGGACGCGCTCGGCGCGAGCGAGGCTTACAGCGCATGGGCGGCGTCGAAGCCGGGCGTCGCCGCGATCGTGCGGACGCCGGTGATGGACGATCCCGGCAAGCAGGTCTTCTACTACGCCGTGCTGCACTACTACACGCGGATTTTCGGCCTCAGCGAAGTTGCGCTGCGATCGATGTCGGCGACGCTGGCGGTCGTCAGCCTGCTCCTAATCTTCGCGCTGGGCCGCCAGATGTTCGACGCGGAGACCGGCGTCGCGGCGGCGGCGATCTGGGCGTTCAATCCGCTCGCGATCGTGTTCGCGCAGACCGCGCGGATGTATCCGATGTTCATCGCGATCTCGCTCGCGCATCTGCTCACGCTGATACGCGTGCGCTCCCGGCCGAGCACTGCTCGCGCAATCGGATGCGGCGTGCTCGGCGCAGCGATGCCGTACACGCACATGGCCGGACTGCTGATCGTCGGCGCCGAGGCCGCGATGCTACTGCGCGATTTCACCCGCGGCAGGCGCGATCCGATGGTATGGCTCGCGATGGCTATTGCGCTCGGCCTGTTCCTTCCCTACGTTCCCGTCGCGGCGCGACAAAGCCACGACCTGATGTACGGTCATTCGCTGGACTACCTGGGCCCGGCCTACAACTACTCGCTCACCGACAAGGTTGCCGCGTTAGCGATCGCCGCGGGATTCGGCTTATGGCTGATATTCGGCCGCGCCGTGGAAAAAGATCGCGACGAGCCTCTGCGCTGGCTGGTGACGTGGGCTGCAATACCGACTCTCGCATTTGTTATCGGCTCGATCGTTCTGCATCCGATGTTCAATCCGCGGTATCTGTCGCCGGGGATTGCTGCGACTTCGATATTGGTCGCGGGCGGTATCGGCGCATGGAGCATCAAGTGGCGCAATCTGCTGGCGGCGGGATTCGCGCTGCTATGCCTGATTCTCTCGCCGTTCGCGAGGGCCAAGCCGCAGCCGTGGCGGGAACTTGCGCGCCAGGTCGCCGCCGGCGGCCCGGCGGAACCGGTGTTCTTCGAATCGGGGTTCGTCTCGAACGGCAGGACTGCGAACGAGCCGAGCGCGGGCTTCCCGTTCGGCTACTACTCGGTGGTGTTCAACTACTATTTTCGCGGTCCGAATCCGCGCGTCGCGGTGCCCGGCTACGACCCGCAATCGGCGCGCGCTACGATCGAGAGCAGAGTGTCAGCGGCGGGCGGCGGATGGCTCGCAAGCTGGAAAGATGGAGACTCGGTGCGCTCGGAACTCCCCGACGCGAAGAATTTCAAAATTGTCGAGACTCATCGCGAGCCCGATCTGGGAATCTATCGCATCACGCCCGCACCGCGCTGA
- a CDS encoding pyridoxamine 5'-phosphate oxidase family protein produces MKRRDQIKLTPAEQEEFLSKAPKAALATIDKDGYPHVVAMNYLWRDGAILMTSYGKAQKVVNIRRNPRVGVMVETGRAYSDLRGVLIRGECEIIEDVATVNATMNAIRNRYSGGGQAENTALTTAPKRVVLKVIPQKIASWDHRKLGGRY; encoded by the coding sequence ATGAAACGACGCGACCAAATCAAGCTGACTCCCGCGGAACAGGAGGAATTTCTCAGCAAGGCGCCCAAGGCGGCGCTCGCCACGATCGACAAGGACGGCTATCCGCACGTGGTCGCGATGAACTACCTCTGGCGCGACGGCGCAATCCTGATGACCTCGTACGGCAAGGCGCAAAAGGTGGTCAATATCCGACGCAATCCGAGAGTGGGCGTGATGGTCGAGACCGGGCGGGCTTACTCGGATTTGCGCGGAGTGCTGATTCGCGGCGAATGCGAGATCATCGAGGATGTCGCGACCGTCAACGCGACTATGAATGCGATTCGCAATCGATACTCGGGCGGCGGGCAGGCCGAGAACACCGCACTCACGACGGCGCCGAAACGCGTCGTGCTGAAAGTGATCCCGCAAAAAATCGCTAGCTGGGATCACCGCAAGCTCGGCGGCAGGTATTGA
- a CDS encoding APC family permease: MASTPNTGSKPTLSDGEKPGKRTLSDVIIGPPRDVRDPKIFHSLSLVAFLAWVGLGSDGLSSSCYGPEEAFLALGHHQYLAVFLALLMALTVFIISASYSQTIDLFPTGGGGYLVATKLLGKYCGLVSGSALVIDYVLTISISIASGADAIFSFMPAGWLGFKFGVCIAVVVLMVVMNLRGVKESVLSLLPIFIAFIIMHVWLIGYAIFSRGSELPSIIGHAVGEVHASSSSIGILALAVIFFRAYSLGGGTYTGIEAVSNGLPILREPRAETGKRTMIYMAVSLAFIAGGILLSYLLLNVEAEHGKTLNAVMFEKLATDWKFMGLQVGGWIITFALLTEGALLFVAAQTGFVDGPRVLATMASDRWLPRRFSNLSARLVTQDGVVAIGLAAVVILIGTEAKVDLLVVLYAINVFATFTLSQLGMTVHWWTERKTERRWLRKLTINGIGTLFTATILAITLTLKFDEGGWITVLMTGGLVFLCYMVRSHYERVSRAIEQLEADILPKLYAVEKLEPAKRDPNASTAAILVSGFNGLGLATLIAVTDLFKGEFRNVVFIGVGEVDSALLKGPEEVQELEHRMAEDLNEYCQFASDLGLHPELRAGLAPDVVVELRRICLEVAHEFPHVVFFAGKLIFSDEVEGFIGRFLHNHTALELQNWLQLYGFSLVILPVRVGTGSMTVPVTSQAA; this comes from the coding sequence ATGGCATCAACACCGAACACCGGCTCGAAGCCGACACTGTCTGACGGGGAGAAACCCGGCAAACGCACGCTGAGCGACGTCATTATCGGACCGCCGCGCGACGTCCGCGATCCCAAAATCTTCCACAGCCTCTCGCTGGTGGCGTTTCTGGCGTGGGTGGGGCTGGGTTCCGACGGGCTCAGTTCCTCGTGCTACGGCCCCGAGGAGGCGTTCCTCGCGCTGGGGCATCATCAGTACCTGGCGGTCTTCCTCGCGCTGCTGATGGCGCTGACCGTATTCATAATTTCAGCCTCATACTCGCAGACGATCGATCTGTTTCCGACCGGCGGCGGCGGCTACCTGGTCGCGACCAAGCTGCTGGGCAAATATTGCGGCCTGGTCTCGGGTTCGGCGCTGGTGATCGACTACGTACTGACGATCTCGATCTCGATCGCGAGCGGCGCCGACGCGATCTTCAGTTTCATGCCGGCCGGATGGCTCGGCTTCAAGTTCGGGGTCTGTATCGCCGTCGTAGTGCTGATGGTGGTGATGAATCTCCGCGGCGTGAAGGAATCGGTCCTGTCGCTGCTGCCGATTTTTATCGCATTCATCATCATGCACGTGTGGCTGATTGGCTATGCGATTTTCAGCCGCGGCAGCGAGTTGCCGTCGATCATCGGGCACGCGGTCGGCGAGGTGCACGCGAGCAGCAGCAGCATCGGCATACTCGCGCTCGCGGTGATTTTCTTCCGCGCCTACAGCCTCGGCGGCGGCACCTACACCGGGATCGAGGCGGTTAGCAACGGCCTGCCGATTCTCCGCGAGCCGCGCGCCGAGACCGGCAAGCGCACGATGATCTACATGGCGGTGTCGCTGGCGTTTATCGCGGGCGGAATCCTGCTCTCCTACCTGCTGCTTAACGTCGAAGCGGAGCACGGCAAGACGCTGAACGCCGTGATGTTCGAGAAGCTCGCGACCGACTGGAAATTCATGGGGCTGCAAGTCGGCGGATGGATCATCACGTTCGCGCTGCTGACCGAGGGCGCGCTGCTCTTCGTCGCGGCGCAGACCGGCTTCGTCGATGGGCCGCGGGTGCTCGCCACGATGGCGTCGGACCGCTGGCTGCCGCGGCGATTCTCGAACCTGAGCGCGCGGCTGGTGACGCAGGACGGCGTCGTCGCAATCGGATTAGCTGCGGTCGTCATCCTGATCGGCACCGAAGCGAAGGTCGATCTGCTGGTGGTGCTCTATGCGATCAACGTGTTCGCAACCTTCACGCTGTCGCAACTCGGGATGACGGTGCATTGGTGGACCGAGCGCAAGACGGAGCGCCGATGGCTCCGCAAGCTGACGATCAACGGTATCGGCACGCTGTTTACCGCAACCATCCTGGCGATCACGCTCACGCTGAAGTTCGACGAGGGCGGCTGGATTACGGTGCTGATGACGGGCGGCCTGGTCTTCCTTTGTTACATGGTGCGGAGCCATTACGAGCGCGTGTCGCGGGCGATCGAACAGCTCGAAGCCGACATCCTGCCCAAGCTCTACGCGGTTGAAAAACTGGAGCCCGCCAAACGCGATCCCAACGCCTCGACGGCGGCGATCCTGGTCAGCGGTTTCAATGGACTCGGGCTCGCGACGCTGATCGCGGTCACGGATTTGTTCAAGGGCGAGTTCCGCAACGTGGTGTTTATCGGCGTCGGCGAAGTCGATTCGGCGCTGCTGAAGGGACCGGAAGAAGTGCAGGAACTCGAGCATCGGATGGCCGAGGATCTGAACGAGTACTGCCAGTTCGCGTCGGACCTGGGCCTTCATCCGGAGTTGCGGGCGGGCCTCGCGCCCGACGTCGTGGTCGAGCTCAGGCGGATTTGCCTCGAGGTCGCGCACGAGTTCCCGCACGTCGTGTTCTTCGCGGGCAAGCTGATTTTCTCCGACGAAGTCGAAGGCTTCATCGGGCGCTTTCTGCACAATCACACCGCGCTCGAATTGCAGAACTGGCTGCAACTCTACGGCTTCAGCCTGGTGATTCTGCCGGTCCGGGTCGGAACCGGCTCGATGACGGTGCCGGTGACGTCGCAGGCTGCCTAG
- a CDS encoding Flp family type IVb pilin — protein sequence MDYLTKLFVAIRENRKGQTMTEYVLILAAVAVAGMTAYTLLGGKITSEISTVTAAF from the coding sequence ATGGACTATCTAACCAAACTCTTCGTAGCAATCCGCGAGAACCGCAAGGGCCAGACGATGACCGAGTACGTGCTGATCCTCGCCGCAGTGGCGGTCGCCGGGATGACGGCTTACACGCTGCTCGGCGGCAAGATCACCAGCGAGATCTCGACCGTCACCGCGGCCTTCTAA